AATAAGTCCTATAATAATTAGACTTTGGCTAAATAAAATTGAACCCTGTAAGTTTTCAGGTATGATCTGCTTGGAAAGTGACAagtggaaataattaaaaaatatatatattcatggCCTTGAgagatattttcaaaaagctgtGAACCGATGggatacacaaatatttttattattgtataagagagtaaataaaagcatacaacaccatttttcagttttgattccATTCCGATATTTACAACACAATGTATTGGATCCTGACTCCTGACTCCTGACTACATTACTAAAGGCAGTTAGTTACACATGTGCAACCAAGAAAAACCTTCAGCTCAGCAATtacacttctttaaaaagaaaggagaacacTGTTTTAATTAGAAGAAGCAAGAATGTGTGAGGCGACTGACTCTATCAGACTTCATGTTGAATTCAGAACTGctattaaatgtaaaaaaatatgtatatattcaagTGTGTTTGTTACTCCCACTTGACCAACTCCTTGTTTGGTTACTGTAGCTCCTGCAAACAATGGTTTCTGCACAATTAAAGTGCAGCTCAGATCGTAGTTTACAAATGCATTGTTACTTTTGCTCTGCGCACaagctgaagaagaaacaacaaacatgacaaaaaattaaatcagtCTTTTATccttgttttaacatttttagcCTATATTTCAAGGTCTGTTGGAATATGGCATAATATTGGGTTCTTTCTTTCCATGGTGTCAATGATAGTAAGTCATTATTGCAAATACAGacatttgtatttctgtcaATAAACAGGACTGCATTACTAAACTGTAGGGCCAAGAAGAGTCATATAGTGTGAAAATATGCAGAGGGAACAACAGCTGCTAGTCGTTATTTTCTCCTTATCCTTTCAACACCTCTGTGTCAGCTTGTTTTTTAATGGGTAAATCACACTTTCTTCATAggacattttctcattttgggCAGATACTAAAGAGAATTCTGAAACAACTAAGGGCCATTGGCCAAATAcacatgtttttttgttgcttttactGCACATGTTGATACCCACTTTTATGCTTTATCAAACAAATAATGCTGACATTGAGTTCTATTATTCTATTCTTGCTGCTAATATGACGGATGAGTGGATGtttctacttttcttctttagacAACAAACCGTGCCTccattccttcttttcttgtacagcctgtgttttatttctcaaaagAGAAATACCAACTACAGAAATTATTGCTCTCACTTCATCTAGGCAAAAGAAGAATCTGCCATCAGACGGCtttgaaacatctgttttaCACTTCACATCTTCTGACAAAGTTTCACAGCAGCcatttggaaacagaaaaaaattagataCAATCTTGCTTATGATGAACTTACTGCACTAGCTACCTCCCTCTAGTCTCTGCTTCTCCTAACTGCAGGATGAATATTTACAAGCAGTTTGAGCCTTTTGTTCACTCTTATTTTAGTTAATCTTACTTTAGGCCACAGTGAAAATGAggtgggaaaaaatgcagacatcTACAAACATAACAGTGCAGTAAAATTATTCAGGAAATCTTATTCTTTTAAGCATTTGGCTTAACCCTAAGGTTCTAAGTTGGACTTTTCACTGTGaactacattttcctttaattactTCTAAAGTTATAATCATTATGAACTTTTCCACGTGGTCAAATGGTATAAACCTCCAAAACGACAGAATACACCCGCTGCTCAAGGTGGAACGGATCACAGCATGCAAAAGCTTAAAAGCCTACACTGTTGCATCTATTTCTTTAATAGCAAGaggctgcttttcttcagaaagacaaTTCAGCCTACATCTGTTTTAGACTTAAAGACCTGAAAACATGCTACTGCCATAATTAATGACTACATTTCCCACAAAACTTCTAATGTGCAGCATTTTTACACAGGTACTGCTAATGCCATTTAGTGAGGTGGATTGTGCTGAAGACACCGTGGAGAAGGCACAAGTCACCTTCTATCTGTGGCTATCCTTAGGCAGTGCTAAGGTGGACACACTCCTTATGGCTAAGCTGAAAAAGGTACAATATTATTCCACAGGGTACAGTGCCTCAGACTGTAGCGTGAGCCTTTTAGTGGGCGATAAATTAACGGGGTTTGAAGCTCTCCTTCAGAACTAGGGCAGCTCCATCCCTCCAACCTGCCTGGCTTCCCCAGGGCTGGTACTACTGCTATTTACTAGCTCTTATATATGATCACTACTGTTGCTCACACGCATCAGTGACTGCAATCTtgtaaagagaataaaaaaaaggcgggggggagggggggtgaaataaaaaagagaaataaaaacgAGTTCCCTCGGTACTGGGGAACACGGTACGAGTTTGGCATAAAACCTCGTGCATGTAGCAAGAGCATCTGATGCTGGCAGCCGTATAAAGTgcatatgaaaaagaataaaagaaggcACGTTTCCTCGATAAAAATACCCTATAAAAAGCCGCTGTGCTAGCTAAGGATGCTACCTCAGGGGGGACATGCCACGGGGAGTATCGGGAGGTGGCGGGGTAGGAAGCAAGGACCCCTGCAAGTGGCGTTTTCTCCAGCACCCCGGGGTGAAATTCCTCCGTGTCCGAGCACGGGGGACCCTTGGGGATAACAGATCAGGGTTTTAAGGCCAAGAGGCTGCCctggaggcggcggggccggggcgaTAACGCCCGGCGCCCCCACGCCTcgcccctcccgccgccccccgtTCCCACAGGGACTCCCCCCGAGGCCGGGCAGCGGCCATGTGTCCTCTGGAGTGTGATTAACACCCCGTCGCCAAATCTCCCCCCCCTCGGGGCCATTTGGGGCATGCACGCGTCCGCGCTCCGCGTTTACACGGCGGCGCCTTTTTGTTGATGGCGCTGGCAGACGAGCCGGGGGAGGTGGGCTCCGCCGCCGCGGGGTATAAAAGCAGCCCAGGGCAGGGTGAGGAGTGGCGAGGCGGTGACAGGAGCTGTGTGGCGGAGCATGGAGGTCGGCGGGGTGCGCTGCGGCTGCCCCCGGGGCTTCTCgtccctctcttccccttcgtcccccccgcgctgccgccgccgccatcaCAGCGGCCCGGCCCTCACGGCCCTGCcctcgccccgcagccccgcgcccttCTGGAGGCCCtggctgcccggccccgctgtGGTGAGTGgggcggctcggctcggctctgCGGGGAGCCCTGCCGTGCTGCCGGGAGCCGGGGTGGGGTGGCGGGGGCGCCGGGCCGGCCGCGGGGATGACCTCTGCTCTCTCGTCCCCAGCCTCGCAGCCCCTGCGGGCTGGCGCAAGGCTCCCGCAAGCTGGCGCAGTACGCGCACCCCGTCAGGTAAGTGCCTGCGGCCGGGCTGGCAGAGCGCttcccacccttttttttttgttgttgtttttatccATGAGTAGGCGTTAAGGTAGCTTCTGGGTGGCTGGGGCTCTTCTCAGTGCTCTTCTGGCCGGCAGGCCCTTGTGCAGGTTGCCAGCACTTGTGGGTTTGCTTGATCTTCATGCTGTCAGCGTGCTTCTGTGGTGTGGGGCTTAGTCGCTCTGTAAGCTGTCAGGGTTTTGGGAGTTGTTCTGTTGGCTGAAGCACCCTGCTACTCATTTTTGTGCCCAGGGTTACAAAAGGTTGTGTGAGGGATAGTCCCTAGGCTGTCTTGGTGTGCCTGTATCTTCCCAGTGTAGGTGTGGGAGTGagtggcaggaggagagggtATGAACCAAGCCAGCACTGCCAAGAGAAAAGCTCGTGTAACTGGTGCTTTAATGGTGACAGTAATGATGGTATCTGCACTGTCagtctgaggaaaaaatgaataaaacttaCAGTTGAATCTGTATTCAGAAGCACTAGTGGTTGTTGCAAGGTGCTTTGTGTTATTGCACAGGTAGTTCTTCCAGGTA
The Cygnus olor isolate bCygOlo1 chromosome 3, bCygOlo1.pri.v2, whole genome shotgun sequence genome window above contains:
- the RIPPLY2 gene encoding protein ripply2, which codes for MEVGGVRCGCPRGFSSLSSPSSPPRCRRRHHSGPALTALPSPRSPAPFWRPWLPGPAVPRSPCGLAQGSRKLAQYAHPVRLFWPKSRCYDYLYQEAEALLKNFPVQATISFYEDSDSEDDEDDLEQDSRTESDC